The proteins below come from a single Rosa rugosa chromosome 2, drRosRugo1.1, whole genome shotgun sequence genomic window:
- the LOC133729108 gene encoding putative germin-like protein 2-1, whose protein sequence is MAFKFLLLAFLAISACSSALASDPSSLQDFCVADPTAGSVPVNGHVCKDPKVVEANDFFFSGLHLAGNTSNPAGSKVTPANVAQIPGLNTFGISLVRIDYAPWGINAPHTHPRATEILTVLEGSLQVGFVTSNPENRLITKVLQKGDVFVFPVGLVHFQHNVGNVNAVAIAALSSQNPGAITIANAVFGSKPAISADVLAKAFQVDKDTIYDLQSKF, encoded by the exons ATGGCCTTTAAGTTTCTGTTGTTGGCATTCCTTGCCATAAGTGCTTGTTCCAGTGCTTTGGCTTCTGACCCAAGTTCTCTTCAGGATTTCTGTGTTGCGGACCCAACTGCAGGCTCAG TACCAGTGAATGGACATGTCTGCAAGGACCCCAAGGTTGTCGAAGCCAATGACTTCTTCTTCAGTGGACTTCACCTAGCAGGCAACACGTCAAACCCTGCTGGTTCAAAGGTGACCCCTGCTAATGTTGCCCAGATTCCAGGACTTAATACTTTTGGTATCTCCCTAGTTCGTATCGACTATGCACCATGGGGTATCAATGCTCCACACACTCATCCTAGAGCTACTGAAATCTTGACAGTCCTTGAAGGGAGCCTCCAAGTGGGTTTTGTCACCTCCAACCCCGAAAACAGACTTATCACAAAGGTGCTTCAGAAGGGAGATGTGTTTGTGTTCCCAGTAGGACTTGTGCATTTCCAACACAATGTTGGAAATGTTAATGCGGTTGCCATTGCAGCTCTGAGCAGCCAAAATCCAGGTGCTATTACCATTGCCAATGCAGTGTTTGGATCAAAGCCTGCCATTTCTGCTGATGTTCTTGCAAAGGCATTCCAAGTGGACAAGGACACAATCTATGATCTCCAGTCCAAGTTCTAG
- the LOC133729112 gene encoding putative germin-like protein 2-1, which produces MASKFLILAFLAITSSLAFADPSSLQDFCVADLKSSVPVNGLVCKDPKLIEANDFFFSGLHLAGNTSNPAGSRVTPANVAQIPGLNTLGISLVRIDYAPWGINAPHTHPRATEVLTVLEGTLQVGFVTSNPDNRLITKVLQKGDVFVFPVGLVHFQHNVGKVNAVAIAALSSQNPGVISIANSVFGSKPAISADVLAKAFQVDKDTIYNLQSKF; this is translated from the exons ATGGCCTCTAAGTTTCTAATTTTGGCATTCCTTGCCATAACTTCTTCCCTTGCTTTCGCTGACCCAAGTTCCCTTCAGGATTTCTGTGTGGCTGATCTGAAAAGCTCAG TACCAGTTAATGGCCTTGTCTGCAAGGACCCCAAGCTTATTGAAGCCAATGACTTCTTCTTCAGTGGACTTCACCTAGCAGGCAACACATCAAACCCTGCTGGTTCACGTGTGACCCCTGCGAACGTGGCCCAAATTCCAGGACTTAATACTCTTGGTATCTCCCTTGTTCGTATCGACTATGCACCATGGGGCATCAATGCTCCTCACACTCATCCTAGAGCCACTGAAGTCCTAACAGTCCTCGAAGGGACCCTCCAAGTGGGTTTTGTCACTTCCAACCCCGATAACAGACTTATCACAAAGGTGCTTCAGAAAGGTGATGTGTTTGTTTTCCCAGTAGGACTTGTGCATTTCCAGCACAACGTTGGAAAGGTTAATGCAGTCGCCATTGCCGCTCTCAGCAGCCAAAATCCAGGTGTTATTAGCATCGCCAATTCAGTATTTGGATCTAAGCCTGCTATCTCTGCTGATGTTCTTGCAAAGGCTTTCCAAGTGGATAAGGACACAATCTACAATCTTCAGTCAAAGTTCTAG
- the LOC133729107 gene encoding tubulin beta chain — MREILHIQGGQCGNQIGAKFWEVICDEHGIDTTGRYCGDAELQLERINVYYNEASGGRYVPRAILMDLEPGTMDSVRSGPFGQIFRPDNFVFGQSGAGNNWAKGHYTEGAELIDSVLDVVRKEAENCDCLQGFQVCHSLGGGTGSGMGTLLISKIREEYPDRMMLTFSVFPSPKVSDTVVEPYNATLSVHQLVENADECMVLDNEALYDICFRTLKLATPTFGDLNHLISATMSGVTCCLRFPGQLNSDLRKLAVNLIPFPRLHFFMVGFAPLTSRGSQQYRSLTVPELTQQMWDAKNMMCAADPRHGRYLTASAMFRGKMSTKEVDEQMINVQNKNSSYFVEWIPNNVKSSVCDIPPKGLAMASTFIGNSTSIQEMFRRVSEQFTAMFRRKAFLHWYTGEGMDEMEFTEAESNMNDLVAEYQQYQDATAEYEEEYEEEEEEVAA, encoded by the exons ATGAGAGAAATCCTCCACATCCAGGGCGGCCAGTGCGGCAACCAAATCGGCGCCAAGTTCTGGGAAGTCATCTGCGACGAGCACGGCATCGACACCACCGGCCGTTACTGCGGCGACGCCGAGCTCCAGCTCGAGCGCATCAATGTCTATTACAACGAGGCCAGCGGCGGAAGGTACGTCCCACGCGCCATCTTGATGGATCTCGAGCCCGGCACCATGGACTCCGTCCGATCCGGCCCCTTCGGCCAGATTTTCAGGCCCGATAACTTCGTCTTCGGCCAGTCCGGGGCCGGGAACAACTGGGCCAAGGGCCATTATACTGAAGGCGCCGAGCTCATCGATTCCGTTCTTGATGTCGTCCGTAAGGAAGCTGAGAATTGCGATTGCCTACAGG GATTTCAAGTGTGTCATTCTTTGGGTGGAGGCACCGGCTCAGGGATGGGAACTCTTCTTATTTCAAAGATCAGGGAGGAGTACCCGGATCGGATGATGCTGACATTTTCGGTCTTTCCTTCTCCAAAGGTGTCGGACACGGTTGTGGAGCCGTACAATGCGACCCTATCCGTGCACCAGCTTGTAGAAAATGCTGATGAATGTATGGTTTTGGACAATGAGGCTCTGTATGACATCTGCTTTCGGACTCTCAAGCTTGCCACCCCTACTT TTGGTGATCTTAACCACCTAATCTCTGCCACCATGAGTGGTGTCACATGCTGTCTTCGGTTCCCTGGACAGCTGAACTCTGACCTTCGAAAGCTTGCAGTCAACCTTATCCCTTTTCCGCGTCTCCATTTCTTTATGGTTGGGTTTGCACCCCTGACCTCAAGAGGATCACAGCAGTACCGTTCTCTGACTGTGCCTGAGTTGACCCAGCAGATGTGGGATGCCAAAAACATGATGTGTGCTGCTGATCCACGCCATGGACGTTACCTTACTGCTTCTGCCATGTTCCGTGGTAAGATGAGCACCAAAGAAGTTGATGAACAGATGATTAACGTCCAGAACAAGAACTCCTCATACTTTGTTGAGTGGATTCCCAATAATGTCAAGTCCAGTGTGTGTGACATCCCACCAAAGGGTTTGGCAATGGCTTCCACTTTTATTGGGAACTCAACTTCCATCCAGGAAATGTTCAGGAGGGTTAGTGAGCAATTCACAGCTATGTTCAGGCGAAAGGCTTTCTTACATTGGTACACTGGGGAGGGAATGGATGAGATGGAGTTCACCGAGGCTGAGAGTAACATGAATGATCTGGTGGCTGAGTACCAGCAATACCAGGATGCAACTGCCGAGTATGAGGAGGAGtatgaggaggaggaagaggaggttgcTGCTTGA
- the LOC133729103 gene encoding uncharacterized protein LOC133729103 isoform X2: MANGRQGPRFLHQLRTNALPQHQMRSSTQKISKLAKSLSKPTTPAQAPAAPLHSSVEQIITSIPTQKISKLAKSLSKPTTPAQAPAAPLHSSVEQIITSIPNHVPKHHCPPQVQSSPLMRMLRSTSVKQGSTSINQGSTSIQQESTSTANATEPTQVACSPTVEEITNTNICKKVRGETRCLELSKRKRDGVQLDIDIPKHTMRAVGTNCQFYITGMGCFVRKNVPLQIKKWSELSREDVALLIRHAREKFKLSNESHVDEAIEKHMMRYFTTWRYNLRKKFLKYDSIEEAVENRPEDVEEEDWNYLIANLWQDGKWLETSEKNRKNRDKLEITHCAGTKAFSRLRTENRNLENGEEVGRIDLFKLTRYSEKKSAWVGDTAKNAFEEMKNLQNEPQMNEETGEIMSEDEIYDKVLSKIVGPPRSGYIRGLGAGPKPKRSKLAANDAQLREANQRADQAERRAMQLAEELMAVKSTAAQQNEELKTVKAGAAQQNEELEAVKARATQQNEELEALKARQNQTDTLLLKLMAQLSQN; this comes from the exons ATGGCTAATGGTAGACAAGGTCCAAGGTTTCTACATCAATTGCGGACGAATGCACTGCCACAACACCAAATGCGATCATCTACTCAAAAGATTTCAAAGCTTGCAAAGTCTTTAAGCAAGCCTACAACACCAGCACAAGCACCGGCAGCCCCATTGCACTCATCAGTAGAGCAGATTATCACTTCCATTCCTACTCAAAAGATTTCAAAGCTTGCAAAGTCTTTAAGCAAGCCTACAACACCAGCACAAGCACCGGCAGCCCCATTGCACTCATCAGTAGAGCAGATTATCACTTCCATTCCTAATCATGTTCCAAAACATCATTGTCCACCTCAAGTTCAATCATCACCACTTATGCGAATGCTAAGATCAACTTCTGTTAAGCAAGGGTCAACTTCTATTAACCAAGGATCAACTTCTATTCAACAAGAGTCAACTTCAACTGCAAATGCCACAGAGCCTACTCAAGTTGCTTGTTCTCCCACGGTAGAAGAGATCACTAATACTAATA TTTGCAAGAAAGTGCGTGGTGAGACTCGATGTCTTGAGCTATCCAAGAGGAAGCGCGATGGTGTTCAACTTGATATTGATATTCCAAAGCATACTATGAGAGCTGTAGGAACAAATTGTCAATTCTACATTACGGGTATGGGGTGCTTTGTTCGAAAAAATGTTCCACTGCAAATTAAGAAGTGGTCTGAGCTCTCAAGAGAAGATGTTGCTTTGCTAATTCGCCATGCCCGT GAAAAATTCAAGTTGAGCAATGAGTCTCATGTGGATGAGGCAATTGAGAAACATATGATGAGATATTTTACCACTTGGCGCTATAATTTGCGTAAGAAATTTCTGAAATATGACTCAATAGAGGAAGCTGTAGAAAATCGACCTGAAGATGTGGAAGAGGAAGATTGGAACTATTTGATCGCAAATCTGTGGCAAGATGGAAAGTGGCTG GAAACAAGTGAAAAAAACAGGAAAAACAGAGATAAGTTGGAGATAACACATTGTGCAGGGACAAAGGCATTTAGTCGCCTTAGAACTGAAAAT CGAAATCTTGAGAATGGAGAGGAAGTTGGTCGTATTGACCTTTTTAAGCTCACACGATATAGCGAAAAGAAATCTGCATGGGTTGGTGATACTGCAAAGAATGCTTTT GAAGAGATGAAGAATCTACAAAACGAGCCACAAATGAATGAAGAAACTGGTGAAATAATGTCTGAAGATGAGATCTATGATAAAGTTCTCTCGAAAATTGTTGGTCCACCTCGATCAGGCTATATACGAGGCTTAGGAGCTGGGCCAAAGCCTAAAAGATCTAAACTTGCAGCAAATGATGCTCAACTGAGGGAGGCAAATCAAAGGGCAGATCAAGCAGAAAGACGAGCAATGCAGCTTGCAGAGGAGTTGATGGCTGTGAAGTCTACTGCAGCTCAGCAAAATGAGGAGTTAAAGACAGTCAAAGCTGGTGCAGCTCAGCAAAATGAAGAGTTAGAGGCAGTGAAGGCTAGAGCCACTCAACAAAATGAAGAGTTGGAGGCACTAAAGGCAAGACAAAATCAGACCGACACACTTTTACTTAAATTGATGGCACAATTATCCCAAAACTAA
- the LOC133729111 gene encoding putative germin-like protein 2-2 translates to MASQLLLLAFLAITCSVAFASDPSSLQDFCVAEPTSSVPVNGHVCKDPKLVEANDFFLSGLHLAGNTSNPAGSKVTPANVAQIPGLNTFGISLVRIDYAPGGINAPHTHPRATEILTVVEGSLEVGFVTSNPENRLISKVLQKGDVFVFPVGLAHFQHNVGNGNAVAIAALSSQNPGAITLANAVFGSKPDISADVLAKAFQVDKNIVFDFQAKF, encoded by the exons ATGGCCTCTCAGCTTCTATTGTTGGCATTCCTTGCCATAACTTGTTCCGTTGCTTTTGCTTCTGACCCAAGCTCTCTTCAGGACTTTTGTGTGGCTGAGCCTACAAGCTCAG TACCAGTGAATGGACATGTGTGCAAGGACCCCAAGCTTGTCGAAGCCAATGACTTCTTCCTCAGTGGACTGCACCTAGCAGGCAACACATCAAACCCTGCTGGTTCAAAGGTGACCCCTGCTAATGTAGCCCAGATTCCAGGACTTAACACTTTTGGTATCTCCCTAGTTCGTATCGACTATGCACCAGGGGGTATAAATGCTCCACACACTCATCCTAGAGCTACTGAAATCTTGACAGTGGTTGAAGGTAGCCTAGAAGTGGGTTTTGTCACCTCCAACCCTGAAAACCGTCTCATCTCCAAGGTGCTTCAGAAGGGTGATGTGTTTGTGTTCCCAGTAGGACTAGCGCATTTCCAACACAATGTTGGAAATGGTAATGCAGTCGCCATTGCAGCTCTCAGCAGCCAAAATCCAGGTGCTATTACCCTTGCCAACGCAGTGTTCGGATCAAAGCCAGACATCTCTGCCGATGTTCTTGCAAAGGCTTTCCAAGTGGATAAGAACATAGTCTTCGATTTTCAAGCCAAGTTTTAG
- the LOC133729103 gene encoding uncharacterized protein LOC133729103 isoform X1, which produces MANGRQGPRFLHQLRTNALPQHQMRSSTQKISKLAKSLSKPTTPAQAPAAPLHSSVEQIITSIPTQKISKLAKSLSKPTTPAQAPAAPLHSSVEQIITSIPNHVPKHHCPPQVQSSPLMRMLRSTSVKQGSTSINQGSTSIQQESTSTANATEPTQVACSPTVEEITNTNSGAVCKKVRGETRCLELSKRKRDGVQLDIDIPKHTMRAVGTNCQFYITGMGCFVRKNVPLQIKKWSELSREDVALLIRHAREKFKLSNESHVDEAIEKHMMRYFTTWRYNLRKKFLKYDSIEEAVENRPEDVEEEDWNYLIANLWQDGKWLETSEKNRKNRDKLEITHCAGTKAFSRLRTENRNLENGEEVGRIDLFKLTRYSEKKSAWVGDTAKNAFEEMKNLQNEPQMNEETGEIMSEDEIYDKVLSKIVGPPRSGYIRGLGAGPKPKRSKLAANDAQLREANQRADQAERRAMQLAEELMAVKSTAAQQNEELKTVKAGAAQQNEELEAVKARATQQNEELEALKARQNQTDTLLLKLMAQLSQN; this is translated from the exons ATGGCTAATGGTAGACAAGGTCCAAGGTTTCTACATCAATTGCGGACGAATGCACTGCCACAACACCAAATGCGATCATCTACTCAAAAGATTTCAAAGCTTGCAAAGTCTTTAAGCAAGCCTACAACACCAGCACAAGCACCGGCAGCCCCATTGCACTCATCAGTAGAGCAGATTATCACTTCCATTCCTACTCAAAAGATTTCAAAGCTTGCAAAGTCTTTAAGCAAGCCTACAACACCAGCACAAGCACCGGCAGCCCCATTGCACTCATCAGTAGAGCAGATTATCACTTCCATTCCTAATCATGTTCCAAAACATCATTGTCCACCTCAAGTTCAATCATCACCACTTATGCGAATGCTAAGATCAACTTCTGTTAAGCAAGGGTCAACTTCTATTAACCAAGGATCAACTTCTATTCAACAAGAGTCAACTTCAACTGCAAATGCCACAGAGCCTACTCAAGTTGCTTGTTCTCCCACGGTAGAAGAGATCACTAATACTAATA GTGGTGCAGTTTGCAAGAAAGTGCGTGGTGAGACTCGATGTCTTGAGCTATCCAAGAGGAAGCGCGATGGTGTTCAACTTGATATTGATATTCCAAAGCATACTATGAGAGCTGTAGGAACAAATTGTCAATTCTACATTACGGGTATGGGGTGCTTTGTTCGAAAAAATGTTCCACTGCAAATTAAGAAGTGGTCTGAGCTCTCAAGAGAAGATGTTGCTTTGCTAATTCGCCATGCCCGT GAAAAATTCAAGTTGAGCAATGAGTCTCATGTGGATGAGGCAATTGAGAAACATATGATGAGATATTTTACCACTTGGCGCTATAATTTGCGTAAGAAATTTCTGAAATATGACTCAATAGAGGAAGCTGTAGAAAATCGACCTGAAGATGTGGAAGAGGAAGATTGGAACTATTTGATCGCAAATCTGTGGCAAGATGGAAAGTGGCTG GAAACAAGTGAAAAAAACAGGAAAAACAGAGATAAGTTGGAGATAACACATTGTGCAGGGACAAAGGCATTTAGTCGCCTTAGAACTGAAAAT CGAAATCTTGAGAATGGAGAGGAAGTTGGTCGTATTGACCTTTTTAAGCTCACACGATATAGCGAAAAGAAATCTGCATGGGTTGGTGATACTGCAAAGAATGCTTTT GAAGAGATGAAGAATCTACAAAACGAGCCACAAATGAATGAAGAAACTGGTGAAATAATGTCTGAAGATGAGATCTATGATAAAGTTCTCTCGAAAATTGTTGGTCCACCTCGATCAGGCTATATACGAGGCTTAGGAGCTGGGCCAAAGCCTAAAAGATCTAAACTTGCAGCAAATGATGCTCAACTGAGGGAGGCAAATCAAAGGGCAGATCAAGCAGAAAGACGAGCAATGCAGCTTGCAGAGGAGTTGATGGCTGTGAAGTCTACTGCAGCTCAGCAAAATGAGGAGTTAAAGACAGTCAAAGCTGGTGCAGCTCAGCAAAATGAAGAGTTAGAGGCAGTGAAGGCTAGAGCCACTCAACAAAATGAAGAGTTGGAGGCACTAAAGGCAAGACAAAATCAGACCGACACACTTTTACTTAAATTGATGGCACAATTATCCCAAAACTAA
- the LOC133729103 gene encoding uncharacterized protein LOC133729103 isoform X4, whose product MHIEKNICDNILGTLMDTEGKTKDSYKTRLDMEEMGIKSDLHPKCIDGVIKFRPAYYTFNTDERKGFCEFCSCTKLPDGMASNISNCVNCADSKIYGLKSHDCHIILQRLLPVALRGYLSKDVRDVIIKLCLFFKELTSKTLRLDVLERLDKDIVVLLCKLELNFPPSFFNIMTHLPIHLAYEAILAGPVQYRWMFPFERKMHNLKDYCRNKAHPEGSIAEGYCDCECLTFCSMYFRDVETKFNQVDRNHDVSERRMGLSVFTQNVKLLKGAVDDVLSLTDFSRIRWYVLNNCDEVLPYIREHKAELERQNIPNIGKEQQQKFHKWFLRRVQQMQVEGSTEDVESLLNLASGPQREVARYSGCIVNGIRFHTQKRDANKKTQNYGVVVKGEHRGKSIDFYGVLKDIIVLSYLGNNQVVVFKCDWLDLNARRGIQVDENQFTSVNFTKKWYMNDPFALACQTQQVYYLKDTKHGSNWRVVERSQPRGMYDFTEKETEVGDSLEEVEDPYQQESHRLCVYIYHYG is encoded by the exons ATGCACAtagaaaaaaatatttgtgaTAATATTTTGGGTACATTGATGGACACTGAAGGTAAGACGAAGGACTCATATAAGACTCGTCTTGATATGGAAGAGATGGGCATCAAGTCTGATTTACACCCTAAATGTATTGATGGTGTGATTAAGTTTAGACCAGCATATTACACTTTTAATACAGATGAGAGGAAGGGTTTTTGTGAGTTCTGTAGTTGTACGAAACTTCCAGATGGCATGGCTTCAAATATCTCTAATTGTGTGAACTGTGCTGATTCTAAGATTTATGGTTTGAAAAGTCACGATTGCCACATTATATTGCAGCGACTTCTTCCTGTTGCCTTGCGTGGGTACTTGTCTAAAGATGTTCGTGATGTCATTattaaattatgtttattcTTTAAGGAGTTGACTTCCAAGACTTTGAGATTGGATGTTTTGGAAAGACTAGATAAGGATATTGTCGTACTCCTATGCAAGTTAGAGTTGAACTTCCCACCCTCATTTTTCAACATTATGACTCATTTGCCAATTCACTTGGCTTATGAGGCCATACTTGCTGGACCAGTACAATACCGATGGATGTTTCCATTTGAGAG AAAAATGCATAACTTAAAGGATTATTGTAGAAACAAAGCCCACCCCGAAGGATCAATTGCGGAAGGTTATTGTGATTGTGAATGCCTGACATTTTGCTCCATGTACTTTCGTGATGTTGAGACAAAGTTTAACCAAGTAGACAGGAACCATGATGTAAGTGAGAGAAGGATGGGTTTATCTGTTTTCACACAGAATGTTAAGTTGTTAAAGGGAGCAGTTGATGATGTTCTTAGCCTAACTGACTTTTCAAGGATTCGATGGTATGTGCTGAATAATTGCGATGAAGTACTGCCATATATAAG GGAACATAAAGCAGAACTTGAGAGGCAAAATATTCCAAACATAGGAAAAGAACAACAACAGAAGTTTCATAAATGGTTTTTGCGACGT GTTCAACAGATGCAAGTTGAGGGTTCAACAGAAGATGTTGAATCCTTACTAAACTTGGCCAGTGGACCTCAGCGTGAAGTGGCACGATATAGTGGGTGTATCGTCAATGGCATAAGGTTTCATACTCAGAAACGCGACGCaaataaaaaaactcaaaactatGGAGTGGTAGTCAAAGGAGAGCATCGTGGTAAAAGTATCGACTTTTATGGTGTTTTGAAAGATATAATTGTGTTATCATACCTTGGAAATAATCAGGTGGTCGTTTTCAAGTGTGATTGGCTGGACCTCAATGCAAGAAGGGGAATTCAAGTTGATGAGAACCAGTTTACAAGtgttaattttaccaaaaaatggTATATGAATGATCCATTTGCATTGGCATGTCAAACACAGCAAGTATACTATTTGAAAGATACAAAGCATGGTAGTAATTGGCGTGTTGTAGAAAGGTCGCAGCCTAGAGGGATGTATGATTTTACAGAAAAAGAAACTGAAGTGGGTGATTCATTAGAGGAGGTAGAAGATCCATATCAGCAAGAGTCACATAG gttgtgtgtgtatatatatcatTATGGCTAA